Part of the Olsenella profusa DSM 13989 genome, GCCCAAGATGACGCAGAGGACGAGGGCGCTCACGCCCGAACTGATGTGCACCACGTTGCCACCGGCAAAGTCGATCGAGCCCAGCGCGGCAAGGATGCCACCGGCGCCCCACACCATGTGGGCTATGGGGTAGTAGACCACGATGGTCCACAGGACGATGAAGGCGAGCAGCGCCTTGAGCCGCATGCGCCCCGCAATGGCGCCCGTGATGAGGGCGGGCGTGATGATGGCGAACATCATCTGGAAGAGGGCGTACGCCAAGAAGGGAATCGTCGGCGCGTAGCTCGAGGCGTCCACCCCCACCCCCGAGAGGCCCAGAAAGTCAAGGCCTCCGATGACGCCGCTATGGTCTGCCCCAAAGGCAAGCGAGAAGCCAAACAACGCCCACATCACCACCTCCACGCCGATGATGCAGAACGAGGCCATGATATTGTTCGATACGTTCTTGCGTCGACCGAGGCCACCGTAGAAGAGGGCGAGCCCTGGGGTCATGAGGAGCACGAGCGCTGCACAGACCAGCACGAATCCCGTGTCGCTTGCAACCATGATCGCTCCTTTCGCCTGGGCATGCCCTCACGTGACATGCGGGTTGCGCCAGAGAGCGTCGATGCTCGTTGCCACGCGGAGGCCATGCCAGCCGTCAATGGACGAGTATCAGCATGGGACGCGGGCATTGCCTGGGAGTGACCGTTCGGTTGCGCCAACGTGGCACAGGCGTTACCCAAGGGCTTCCGGGTGGTATTGGGAACGCTACGAGAGCGTAACGCGGTCGTTTCGACCGCTGGCGCACAGGCCTAGCGAATGATCCCCGACGTCAGCAGCCTGCGCACCTCGAGGAGGTCGCGACACACGAAGGAGGCGGCCGAGAGCATCTCGTCGTCAGGGGCGACCAGGTCGGGCACGAGCACGGTCACAAAGCCACCGGCAGCCCCTGCGAGCACGCCGTTCTTGCTGTCCTCAAGCACGAGGGACGAAGCGGGAGCCACACCCAACCTACGGGCCGCCTCGAGGAACACGTCGGGCGCAGACTTGCCGCGCACGACCTCCTCGCCCGAGAGCACCACGTCAAAACAGGCATCCATGCCAGCCGCGGCAAGCTGCCGCTCGATCATGGGCCTCGCGCTCGACGAGGCGACGGCGCGAGGCACGCCCCGCTCGCGCAGATGGTCAAGGAGCTCGATGAGGCCCGCCTTCTTGGGGGCGCCGTCCCTGCACACCTCGAGCATGTGGGCGCAGACGCGCTCCCAGAGCGCGGCCTGGTCAATCGTCCTCGCGCCAAAGTGACGGTCGAGCACCTCCTGGCGGGCGGCAGGGCCAGCACCACGCATCTCATCGGGCAGCCCTGGGGGCATGTTGGCCCTGCCAAGGGCACAAAGGGCAGGCTCCCAGCTGCATGTCCACAAGGGCTCCGTGTCCAGCATAAGGCCGTCCATGTCAAAGAGTGCCGCCTGCGGCATGATCCACCCCTCCGTCCTACGGCGTACCCTCATTCTATCCGGTGGCGCACCACATCCGTGGAAGGCCGTCGGGGCACGGTCGGCTATCGATCTATCCCATAGCCAGATAGCTGATTTCCCTAGGGGCGCTGGACTTGACGCCACCGCTGCCTCGCCCATACGCTACAGGGACTACGGACATCATGCTGGCACTGCTATACTCTGCACTTCCACATGACGCACATCGCACAACAGTCAGGAGCACTCCTTGATATCGTTACGGCATATCATCAAAATCTATGAGGGGGGTACGGACGAACACGCCCTGGGCGATGTCTCCCTCGACATACCCGATGGCGACGTCTTTGGCATCATCGGCATCAGCGGAGCCGGCAAGTCCACGCTCGTGCGCTGCATCAACCTGCTCGAGCGGCCCACCAGTGGCAGCGTCATCGTGGACGGCACGGACGTCACGAACCTCTCGGGGGCGGCGCTGCGCAGCTATCGTCGACGCGTCGCCATGATCTTCCAGGGCTTTGGCCTGCTCGCACAGAAGACGGCCCTGGAGAACGTGTGCTTTCCCTTCAGGGCGAGTACGGGCCATGTGACCAAGGAGAACCGCGAGCGTGCGCGAGCGCTGCTCGACGAGGTGGGGCTGGCAGACAAGGCCGGCTCCTATCCCGCCCAGCTCTCCGGTGGCCAGCAGCAGCGCGTGGCCATCGCCCGCGCACTCGCCTGCGAGCCCGAGTACATCCTCTGCGACGAGGCCACGAGCGCGCTCGACCCCGCGAGCACGGCGTCGGTGCTCTCACTGCTCACGAGGATCAATGCCGAGACCGGCGTCACCATCGTGATCATCACGCACTCCATGGACGTGGTGCGCCAGGCGTGCAGGCACGTGGCCGTGCTCTCCCACGGGCGCCTCGAGGAGCAGGGCACGGTGGACGAGGTGTTCGCCCATCCGCAGAGCGAGACGGCAAAGGCGCTGCTCGGGAGGGTGAGCTGGGATGACTGACACGACCGCTTCGTTCCTGTCGCAGTACGGGACGCTCCTGGGGCAGGGCACGCTCGACACGCTCGCCATGCTCCTCCTCTCCACGGCGCTCGCGTACGTGATCGGCCTTGCGCTCGGCGTCGTCCTCTACGTGACGGCGCCCGGTGGCCTGCGCCCCCGACGCATGCTCAACGCCGTGCTGGGGTGGGTCATCAACATGGCACGCTCCATCCCGTTCATCATCCTCATCGTCTCCGTCATCCCAGTGACCAAGGCGATTGCCGGCACCACCGTGGGCGTGCGGGGCGTCATCTTCCCCCTCGTGCTCTCCTCTGCCCCGTTCGTGGCGCGCATGGTGGAGCAGTCCCTGGCCGAGGTCCCACACGACTCCATCGAGGCCGCCGAGGCCTGTGGGGCATCGCTGCCGCGCATCGTGCTCTCGGCGCTGCTGCCCGAGGCCATGCCCTCCATCGTGCGTGGCGTGGCCGTCACGCTCATCTCGGTGCTGGGCTACACCGCCATCGCCGGGGCCGTGGGTGCCGGCGGCCTGGGCGACATCGCCATCCGCTATGGCTACTACCGCTACCAGGACCAGATGATGGTCGTCACCATCGTGCTCCTCATCGTGCTCGTGCAGCTCATCCAGAGCACCTGCAACCTCATCGCCAAGCGAATCGACCATCGCTGACAAGCCACCCGAAGAGAAGGAAAGGAACCGACCATGTCCCAGATCACCAGGAGAGACTTCGTCACCACCGTCGCCGGCAGCGCGGGGGCCCTGCTCTTTGGCAGCGTGCTCACGGGCTGCGGCAGCTCTGGCGGCACCAGTCCCTCGTCCTCCGGCGACACCAAGACCCTCACCGTTGCCGCGTCGCCCACGCCGCACGCCGAGATCCTCAACGGCTTCGCGGCCCCCAAGCTGAAAGATCAGGGCATCGACCTCACGGTCAAGGAGTACACCGACTACATCATCCCCAACCAGGTGACCAGCTCCGGCGAGGTGGACGCCAACTACTTCCAGCACATCAACTATCTCAACAACTACAATGCCGAGAACGGCACCGACCTCGTGGGCGTCGCCGCCATCCACTACGAACCGTTCGGCATCTATGCCGGCACGGCCAGGGACCTTACCGCCATCGCCGACGGTGCCCAGATCGCCGTTCCCAACGATGCCACCAACGAGGGTCGCGCACTGCTGCTGCTCCAGCAAGAGGGCATCATCACGCTGAGTGACCCCGACAGCTACGAGGCCACGGCCAACGACATCGCCGGGAACCCCCACGGCATCAAGCTCGTGGAGGTGGAGGCGGCCGCCGTCCCACGCCAGCTGCAGGATGTTGACTTCGCCGTCATCAACGGCAACTATGCCATCGAGGCGGGCATGCACGTGGCCGACGCCCTCGCCGTGGAGTCCGCGGAGGGCGTGGCCGTGCAGCAGTACGCCAACTACATCGTGACGACACCTGCCAACCAGAACGACGAGCGCGTGAAGGCCCTCGTGGACGTGCTGAGGTCCGACGACTTCAGGCAGTACCTCTCCGACACCTATGGCAAGGACGTCCTCCCCGCCGACTAACAGATCCGATGGGTGAGTCGTTCGCAGTCCTGCCGCTTCCCCTTGCGAGTCGTTCGCACATGCGAGCGACTCGCTTGTTCTTTCTGCGCAGGTAGATGAGTTAATGTCTTCTCAACTTCTGCTGGGGGGCCTGATAATTTGCATATGACTCACATGGAGGCGCCGCGAAATTGCATACGACTCGAACGGAGCGCTCGAGCGGGACGGGCGCGCTGCTAGTGGTGGCGGACGCTCTGGGCGATCTGGTCCGAGACGGATGCGCCGGTTCGTCGGTCCTCGCCCCAGAAGCAGCAGGACACCATGCCTGCCCCCACATGGCAGCCGATGGTGGGCCCAATAGTCGAGATCATGGTGATGGCCGTGTCATCCGACCTGTGGATGATGTCGGCCATACGCTCGGCATCCTTGGGGCAGTCCGCATTGCCGATGGCGACCACCGACGAGAACAGATCGGTGTTGTGGTTCTTCTCATAGAACGAGGCCATCTTCTTGAGGCCCTTCTTGCGTCCACGTGCAATGCCGATCACGCTGAGGGCACCATCCAGGTCGAACGTGAGCAACGGTTTGACGTCGAGCGCACCGCCCACCACGGCCACGCTCTTGGGGACACGCCCGCCACGGTGCAGCGCATCGAGGTCATCCACCATGAAGATGGTCTGCACGAAGTAGCGCGCCTCCTTGGCCCAGGCCACCATCTCCTCGGCCGTCAGCCCCTTGTCGCGCTGGCGCAGGGCCTCTACCACCAGCAGGTACTGGGACGTCGAGCCGATCTTGGTGTCGACGATATGGATGGGAAGGTCGGGCCTGCCCAGCTCCTCCCTCACGCGGGCGAGCGCCGTGCAGGCACCCTCATAGCACCCGGATATCCCACTGGAGAGCGTGAGGTACACGGTGGGCATGTCCAGCTTGGCGCACTCCCGAAACGCGCTCTCGAACTCAAGTTGCGAGGGTTGCGACGTCATGAGCGATGCGCCATGTCGGATGGCCTCGTAGAACTCGTGGGGGGTGCGCGAGACGAAGAGGTCATCCACGCCGCTCATCCCCTCGTCCGCAGCTCCCTCGCGGGCGGCATACGTGAAGTGCAGCATGCCCAGGTCGGCATCGTCCACCATCTGTTGGCTGAAGTCGCAGGGTGAGTCGGTCATGAGGTGAAACTGGGGTGTCTGCATGGGTCTGCTCCTTTCAGGCTGTACCTCCCATTGTACGGGAGGAGCGGCCGTGCACCCGCGATGTCACGACACCCGAGCCACGTTTCGTATAGGGGTGTACGGGCACACCACGTTCCCCAGCCGGCTCCCGAAGGATGGGCGGTGCCTCGTCGACGCGCGCGCCGCCTCCGCCACGTCGACGGAGGGCAGCCGGTAGCTTGACGCAGGGAAAGGCACTCCCCCAGAGCAGGCAGTGCGCCACGTTGAGCGCAAGCACACCCCAGGCGGCCGTAAAGACGCGGGGAACCCCCGGCTTGCTCGTCGTCTCGCTGACCACTGACGCCCTCGCCCCTCTGGCCACCTTCCCGCTCGTGCGAGAGCGACCCTAGCACAGGAGGGGGCTCTCACCCACCTCTACGGGCGCCTCACCGAAAGCTGGGAGGTCCGGACCCATCGGCACATGTCAGAGGTGCATACTGCCAGCAGAGGGTTCGTGCGATGGGAGAGGTCATGGCTGTCCTTACCAGACCGTTCGGTGCCACAGAAAGCGGAAGGGCCGTGTGCCTGCATATGCTTTCCATCGCCTCAGGCATGAGCGTGAGCATCTGCGAGGTCGGCGCGGCCATCCAATCGGTCGTCGTTCCCGATGGCAGGGGCAACTTCGTGGACGTGGCCCTGGGCTACGACGGTGCGCCGGGCTACCTGCACAACGGCGCCTGCATCGGGGCCATCCTGGGCCGCAACGCCAACCGCATCGCGGGGGCACGCTTCGAGCTTGGGGGGACCACCCATCGCCTTGCCGCAAACGATGGCCCCAACAACCTGCACTCGGGACCGCACCCCTGGCACGAGCGCCTCTGGCAGGTGGGGGAGGTCCCCCACGACACGCCGGATGGCGCGAGCGTGACGCTCGAGCTCGTGAGCCGGGCGGGCGACCAGGGCTTCCCCGGCGCGGCGGACGTCCGCGCAACCTACACGCTCCACGACGACCAGCGCCTTGAGCTCACCATCGAGGCCAGCGCCACGGAGGCCACCATCATCAACAGCACGAGCCACGCCTACTGGAACCTCAACGGCCACGCCTCCGGTACCGCCATGGCCCACACCCTCCAGCTGGAGAGCGCGGCCTACACGCCCGTGGACGCCGCCCTCATCCCCACGGGGGAGGTCGCGCCCGTGGCGGGCACGCCCTACGACTTCAGGAGCGGCCATGCGCTGGGGGACATCCTCCAGAGGCTGCCCCAGGGGCTGGACACCAACTTCGTGCTCAGCAACGCGGAATGCGTGGAGCGTGCCGCCACGCTGGTGGGCAACGAGACGGGCGTCCGCATGACGCTCTCCTGCGACGCGCCCGGCCTACAAGTGTACACGGCGGGCGGCCTCGACGCGCGCGGCAAGGCCGGCGCGCACTACGGCAACGGGGCAGGCATCGCCCTCGAGGCGCAGTTCTACCCCGACGCCATCCACCACGCCGCCTTCCCCCAGCCCATCTATGCACCGGGCCACCCCTTCCTCAGGCGCGTGACGTTCGCCTTCGATGCGCCCGGTCGGTAGCCCCTCACCAACGATATCCGGGCGTTTCCAGGGAGCGGTGGTACGCCTCCCGCGCATGGTCGTGCTGGCGCTCGAGGGCCCTCCGCTCATGTACTAGTTCATCGCGCCGTTCGTCGCAACGCAGTGCTGCCTCATGCTGTGCGGCATTCAACTCGTCCAAGACATAGGCAGCCTGACGAACCATGCAAGGCATAGCCTCACGCACCTCATCCACGAGCTGCCCACCCTGGCCCAGGCGGTACAGGAGCTCATCCACCGCCTCCCCAAAGCGACATTCCTGGATACGCAGTGCGTCTTCGCGCTCCTCTATCTCTATACAACGCGAACGATAGGCGCGAGCAGCGGCATCCTCCGCCTCTCGCCCCTCCTACAAGCCCACGTCATTTGCCTGTCATCGCCTCCCCAACGTCATCCTTTGATGAGGCGACACTCTCTCTTGAGTGGACCGTAATACCTTGTACCATGCACCTTAGGCTACCATCAGTGCAGGAGAGGGATATGACCCTGTCCCAGGCCGAGATCCGTTCCAGCATCGAGGCGGCTGACGCCCGGGCAACCGCGCTTGAAGGCTCCGTCGGTTCACTTGGTAGCGTTTCCTTGCAGAGCATCTCGGATGTGAGCGCGGGAATTCCTGGGAGCTCCCTGCACGACAGCGCTGCCACTACCCTGGAGACAGGCCTACGTACCTGGACGGATCTCATCAACTCCGACTATCCCGATGCAGACCAGCAGTACATCGACTGGTTGTGACTCAGGATCATGTCACAGACGGACTACAGTGGTGCTAAGTGGGAGATTACTGCCGATAGAGTATCGGGCATCGGAGATGATGGACAACTCGTCAGTGGCGATGCCTTTGTCACGCAAGTGCTGGGCATCGATCCCGACGAGTGGGCAAGGCTGAAGCTCGCGATTGCCATGCAACACGCCTCTTGTGATGGCAATACTAAAGAGCGAGTCCCCGTTTTGGAACGGTGTCGTTCTGACTGGTAATCAAACTCATTTCGCGCAAGAGGCCCGCCGTGTGGCCACAAACCGGCCCCTAGCGGGCGCATGCACGCCTGGAGGCCAAGGGACAAAGGGCCAGAGCGTCACTCGACCCCCAGCAGCCTGTCGGCCAGCGCGGCACGGGCGTAGGCGCTCGTGCTCATGCCGGCGCTCTTGGCCCTCTGCTCGACCGCGCGCTTCATGCCGACCGGTACCTTGACCGAGATCGTGGCCGTGCCCTCGGACGAGAGCGGTGGGCGGCCGTACACGACCCTCCCGACGCTGCGCTCGCCCTCCGGGAACTCGCCCTTCTCGTAGGCGTCGCACCAGCGGCCAATCATCCCCTCGGTTATCTCCTGACCGTTCGCCGCGACCCACTTCCTCTCGCTCATCGTGACCTCCTCTCAGCGGCCTCAATCTCCCTCGCGAACTTCCCCTGCACTGGCGCCATGGCGTGTATCACGAGCCAACCAGAGACCGTCTCGACCGCTATCAGCTCCACGTCCCTCCCATCATCCAGCCATCCGACCAGAAGCCATCTGGGGGGCTCCTGCGGGCTCTCGCGCATGATGCACTTCGCCACTGACCCCCACGCCTGGAGAACCTCCCCCCGGCTGAGGTGCTTCAGGGCGTTCGGGTGAATCTCCGGCTCCATCGCACCCCTTTCGTCATACCGAAAGTATACCACTTTAGACAGATTAAAATCGGTTTTGGAGCGATGTCATTCTGACTGGTAATCAAACTCGGGACTTTAACACTTAGCCACTAGATTCAGAGCTCACATATGCCGGGAATTTCCAGTTCTGCCTGGGGATTCCCGGCTTTCCTATGCTCAGGTTGTGGTACTATATATTGTGGTATCTGGTAGCAGTTGCATGTAGATAGGTGATGGTCATGAAAGTCCAGGTGACGAGGACCAAGACAGCCGAGACCTTCTACATAGCCAAGACCTACCGTGACAGGGAGACGGGCAAGCCCACCTCCAAGATCGCGAGAAGGCTGGGGACCAGGTCCGAGCTCGAGGAGATGCTTCCTCCAGGCACAGATGTGATGAGCTGGGCCAAAGAAGAGGCCAAGAGGATGACCCTCGAGGAGCGCGAGCTCACCCGCAAGGTCACGGTGTCGTATGACCCCACAAGGCAGATAGGGGCAGGCGCGCGGCATACGTTCAACTGCGGCTACCTCTTCCTGCAGGACATCTACTCCGCACTCGGCCTGCCCGAGATCTGCCGAGACATCGCCTCACGCAGCAAGGCGGACTACGACCTCGACTCGGTCCTGTCCAGGCTCGTGTACGGACGCATCCTCGAGCCCTCGTCCAAGCGGGCGACCCATGAGTTCTCCCAGGAGCTGATGGAGGGGCCCGCCTTCGATAGCCACCACATCTACCGGGCGCTCTCCGTACTCGCCGAGAACTCTGGGCTCATACAGAGGAGAGCCTTCGAGCGGAGCAAGGCCCTGGCGAGAAGGCGCTGCCAGACGCTCTTCTACGACTGCACGAACTACTACTTCGAGATCACAGAGGAAGACGGCTTCAGAAGGTACGGCCCCTCCAAGGAGCACCGGCCCAACCCGATCGTGGGCATGGGGCTCATGATGGACAAAGACGGGCTTCCCGTGGCCTTCGACCTCTACCCAGGCAACGAGTCCGAGCAGCCCACCCTCATCCCTCTGGAAGAGAGGCTCGAAGGCGAGTTCGGCCTCTCGAAGCTCGTCGTCTGCACGGACGCCGGTCTCTCGAGCGCCGCCAACCGCGCCCACAACAGCAGGGGCAGCCTCCAGTTCGTCACCACGGTCTCCCTCAGGGGCCAGAGGAAGGAGGTCAGGGACTGGGTGCGCGGCCCCAAGGGCTGGTCGTGCGCAGGCGAGGCGGGCACGTTCGACCTCGACCAGGTCCGGAAGGCGGCAGACGACCCCCTCACGCCCGAGAAGACGCGCCGGGCCCTCTTCGCCAGGACCTTCTACAAGACGATGTGGACGTCCCTGAAGGACCCTGCGACCGGCGAGGAGCTGGGGCAGAACCTGATCGTCACCTTCTCCCTCAGGTACCGCGCCTACCAGAGCTCCATCAGGAAGGCGCAGGTGGAGCGGGCGCGCAGGGCCTGCGAGGACGGGACGGCCAAGAGGCACCGCAAGGGGCCCAAGGACCCCATGCGCTTCGTCTCCTCCACCCCCGTGACCGAGGAGGGCGAGGTCGCCGAGGAGCGCATCCTCTCCGTCGACGACGGGAAGGTCGAGGAGGAAGCCTCCTGGGACGGCCTCTACGGCCTGGCTACCTCGCTCGACGACGAGGATGTCCTGGGCATCGTAAAGGTTGCCGCCGGACGCTGGCAGGTCGAGGAGTGCTTTCGCATCATGAAGGGCGAGTTCAGGGCCCGTCCCGTCTTCCTCTCGCGCAGGGACCGCATCGAGGCCCACTTCCTCACCTGCTTCCTGGCGCTTCTCATCTACCGGATCCTCGAGAAGAGGCTCGGGTGCCTCTGGACCTGTCCTGAGATCGCAGACACCCTGAGGAACATGCGCATGGAAGAGGTCAAGGGCGAGGGATACCGCCCCCTCTACGTGCGCACAGAGATAACCGATGCCCTGCATGAGGCCTTCGGATTCCGCACCGACTTCGAGATCGTGCCGCAGAGCCAGATGAGGAGGATCTTGAAGAAGACCCACCAGAAGGCGTCCATTACCACAAGGAAGAGGGCCGGCAGAGACAGCAGATAGCTATCTCTACCAGCCCTTATGTGCGAGTTATGTAGGGTTAAGTGTCAAAGACGGGAGTATACCACTTTAGACAGATTAAAATCGGTTTTGGAGCGATGTCATTCTGACTGGTAATCAAACTAAGGGCTATGTTTCAGAAAGTGTGTAATGGGCGATTATCCACTGCCTGTGATTCGTGGGCACGTGGACCTCGCTCCGGGCTATCCCGGCGCCGCATTCCTCGGGCGCTCCGTCATCCCGATCGTTGCCTCCTGGCGCGGCCGTGGACAACCCGTCCGCGTCGTCGGCGGGCATGGCGCGGATGATTTCGGCGGCGGGCAGCAGGTTTTCGGCGTACACGTAGCGCCACCAGAAGATGGCCTTGACGCGGCGCATGAGTGGCAGCCCCCGATGCAGCCGCGGCATGTCACTGAGCCTGGCGTCGACGCCCCCGACGGCGTTGTTGGTGGAGAGCCGTTCGCCGCCGTGCTCTGCTGCATCTCGCCGAACGTGGACGGCCCCCCCGCACACCAGCTTGCTGGGCCCCGCCTCGCCTTGCGCAGGCGCTCGTGTACCCAGGCTTTCTTGCCGTCCCTTACCGTGAGCTCCTTCAGGAGACTATCCCATTCGACGCGCCATGCGTTGCACCCCAAAAGCCGTGTCGCGGCCGGCCCGGCGCCCTTGGCGTCCTTGAGCCTGTCGGCGACGCCGGGAAGCCTGCAACGAAATCGCTGTGGGTACCACCAACCGTGCCGACGAGTTCCTCAGCAACCCTAATGGCTATGACAACATTGTGAACTCCATCTATGAGAACCTCCAGCATGAGGACATTCCGCTGTCATGCACAGACACAGAGGTCGAGATCACTCACGACGACTTCTTTCATGAAGAGCGTATCCTGTTCTTCAAGCACTTGGTACCCAACACACCGAACAGCATCGAGGAAAGGGAGGATACCATTGGCAGGCAGGAGCACCTCCAGGATACGAAGGGGTTCCGTGACGCGTTGAAAGAGCACAGAAATGACCTCTGACACAAAAGGTCCAACTCGCCCGCAAAGGGAGGAGGAAGCACCCTCCACCTCGAGACTCGGCACGTTCCTCCGCCGCCTCCCCTACTGGGCCATGGTGCTCGCGGTGGCCCTCTTCGTCTACGCCACCCTCGGGGTGCGCGCCACGATCGAGCGCGAGACCTCCGTCCGCAACGTGTTCGACGAGATGATCCTCGAGGGGCCCAGGACCCACCGCGGCCTGCCCTTCCCCTGGCTGCCGGGCGGCAAGCGGCTGCCCGCGTACCTCCGCCCCGAGGACAAGCCGGGCACCGAGCCCGACCA contains:
- a CDS encoding methionine ABC transporter permease; amino-acid sequence: MTDTTASFLSQYGTLLGQGTLDTLAMLLLSTALAYVIGLALGVVLYVTAPGGLRPRRMLNAVLGWVINMARSIPFIILIVSVIPVTKAIAGTTVGVRGVIFPLVLSSAPFVARMVEQSLAEVPHDSIEAAEACGASLPRIVLSALLPEAMPSIVRGVAVTLISVLGYTAIAGAVGAGGLGDIAIRYGYYRYQDQMMVVTIVLLIVLVQLIQSTCNLIAKRIDHR
- a CDS encoding aldose epimerase family protein, whose translation is MAVLTRPFGATESGRAVCLHMLSIASGMSVSICEVGAAIQSVVVPDGRGNFVDVALGYDGAPGYLHNGACIGAILGRNANRIAGARFELGGTTHRLAANDGPNNLHSGPHPWHERLWQVGEVPHDTPDGASVTLELVSRAGDQGFPGAADVRATYTLHDDQRLELTIEASATEATIINSTSHAYWNLNGHASGTAMAHTLQLESAAYTPVDAALIPTGEVAPVAGTPYDFRSGHALGDILQRLPQGLDTNFVLSNAECVERAATLVGNETGVRMTLSCDAPGLQVYTAGGLDARGKAGAHYGNGAGIALEAQFYPDAIHHAAFPQPIYAPGHPFLRRVTFAFDAPGR
- a CDS encoding MetQ/NlpA family ABC transporter substrate-binding protein; the encoded protein is MSQITRRDFVTTVAGSAGALLFGSVLTGCGSSGGTSPSSSGDTKTLTVAASPTPHAEILNGFAAPKLKDQGIDLTVKEYTDYIIPNQVTSSGEVDANYFQHINYLNNYNAENGTDLVGVAAIHYEPFGIYAGTARDLTAIADGAQIAVPNDATNEGRALLLLQQEGIITLSDPDSYEATANDIAGNPHGIKLVEVEAAAVPRQLQDVDFAVINGNYAIEAGMHVADALAVESAEGVAVQQYANYIVTTPANQNDERVKALVDVLRSDDFRQYLSDTYGKDVLPAD
- a CDS encoding methionine ABC transporter ATP-binding protein; translation: MISLRHIIKIYEGGTDEHALGDVSLDIPDGDVFGIIGISGAGKSTLVRCINLLERPTSGSVIVDGTDVTNLSGAALRSYRRRVAMIFQGFGLLAQKTALENVCFPFRASTGHVTKENRERARALLDEVGLADKAGSYPAQLSGGQQQRVAIARALACEPEYILCDEATSALDPASTASVLSLLTRINAETGVTIVIITHSMDVVRQACRHVAVLSHGRLEEQGTVDEVFAHPQSETAKALLGRVSWDD
- a CDS encoding ribbon-helix-helix protein, CopG family, producing the protein MSERKWVAANGQEITEGMIGRWCDAYEKGEFPEGERSVGRVVYGRPPLSSEGTATISVKVPVGMKRAVEQRAKSAGMSTSAYARAALADRLLGVE
- a CDS encoding DegV family protein; protein product: MQTPQFHLMTDSPCDFSQQMVDDADLGMLHFTYAAREGAADEGMSGVDDLFVSRTPHEFYEAIRHGASLMTSQPSQLEFESAFRECAKLDMPTVYLTLSSGISGCYEGACTALARVREELGRPDLPIHIVDTKIGSTSQYLLVVEALRQRDKGLTAEEMVAWAKEARYFVQTIFMVDDLDALHRGGRVPKSVAVVGGALDVKPLLTFDLDGALSVIGIARGRKKGLKKMASFYEKNHNTDLFSSVVAIGNADCPKDAERMADIIHRSDDTAITMISTIGPTIGCHVGAGMVSCCFWGEDRRTGASVSDQIAQSVRHH
- a CDS encoding IS1634 family transposase gives rise to the protein MKVQVTRTKTAETFYIAKTYRDRETGKPTSKIARRLGTRSELEEMLPPGTDVMSWAKEEAKRMTLEERELTRKVTVSYDPTRQIGAGARHTFNCGYLFLQDIYSALGLPEICRDIASRSKADYDLDSVLSRLVYGRILEPSSKRATHEFSQELMEGPAFDSHHIYRALSVLAENSGLIQRRAFERSKALARRRCQTLFYDCTNYYFEITEEDGFRRYGPSKEHRPNPIVGMGLMMDKDGLPVAFDLYPGNESEQPTLIPLEERLEGEFGLSKLVVCTDAGLSSAANRAHNSRGSLQFVTTVSLRGQRKEVRDWVRGPKGWSCAGEAGTFDLDQVRKAADDPLTPEKTRRALFARTFYKTMWTSLKDPATGEELGQNLIVTFSLRYRAYQSSIRKAQVERARRACEDGTAKRHRKGPKDPMRFVSSTPVTEEGEVAEERILSVDDGKVEEEASWDGLYGLATSLDDEDVLGIVKVAAGRWQVEECFRIMKGEFRARPVFLSRRDRIEAHFLTCFLALLIYRILEKRLGCLWTCPEIADTLRNMRMEEVKGEGYRPLYVRTEITDALHEAFGFRTDFEIVPQSQMRRILKKTHQKASITTRKRAGRDSR
- a CDS encoding HAD family hydrolase, which encodes MPQAALFDMDGLMLDTEPLWTCSWEPALCALGRANMPPGLPDEMRGAGPAARQEVLDRHFGARTIDQAALWERVCAHMLEVCRDGAPKKAGLIELLDHLRERGVPRAVASSSARPMIERQLAAAGMDACFDVVLSGEEVVRGKSAPDVFLEAARRLGVAPASSLVLEDSKNGVLAGAAGGFVTVLVPDLVAPDDEMLSAASFVCRDLLEVRRLLTSGIIR